The genome window CCTTCCATTCACATGCAAGGAAGTGgtaaagatgtttgaaaaagcaaatccaggcaaacaaacacacaaatcctaTATGTCACGGGACAACGTAGCAGCAAGTGTCTTATTTTGCTCTTTTacattacttacttactttactttgaTTCTAGGCCTGCGCGTCTGAGAACATCAGCACCACAGCCTACTATGATTATACTGACCACAGTATGGATTACAGTGAATATGCCACACAGTGTGTCAAGCAATCCAACCGTGAATTTCGCCTCTGGTTCATGCCAACCTTCTAttcaatcatctgcttcctggGCCTGGTGGGGAACATACTGGTAATCCTCACCTTCTTCTACTTCAAACGTCTGAAGACCATGACTGATGTGTACCTGCTCAACCTGTCATTTGCAGACCTGCTCTTTGCCCTGTCGCTCCCCTTCTGGGCAGCCAATTCCATGACAGAATGGGTGCTAGGCCTGGCTGTGTGCAAGATGATGCACACTATCTACAAGGTCAGCTTCTACAGCAGCATGCTCCTCCTGTCATGCATCAGCGTGGACAGGTACTTCGCCATCGCCAAGGCCGTGTCTGCCCATCGCCACCGCTCCCAAGCTGTGTTTTTCAGCAAGGTGTCATCGGCTATCATCTGGGTCATGGCTATGATTTTCTCCGTACCAGAAATGACATACGCTGCTGTCAATAACAAAACCTGTTCCCTTTATACCGGCACCTCTGACCAACTCCGTGTCAGCATCCAGATAAGCCAGATTGTTTTGGGTTTTGCCATACCACTCCTGATCATGGGCTTCTGCTACAGCATCATTGTTTACACCCTCTGCCAGGCCCGCAACTTTGAACGGAATAAGGCCATCAAGGTGATCTTTGCTGTGGTGgctgtcttcctcttctgccAGGTGCCTTACAACATTGTCCTGTTTATGACCACAGCTGATGCAGCCGGAGGGGGCAGCACAGACTGCAACTACGACAACAACCTCCTCTACGCCAATGATGTCACTCAGTGTGTGGCCTTCCTGAGGTGCTGCCTGAACCCCTTTGTCTATGCCTTTGTTGGTGTGAAGTTTCGCAATGACCTGCTGAAGCTACTGAAGGACTGGGGCTGCATGAGCCAGGAGATGTTCTTCAGGTACACCTGTGGCAAGAGGAGGAGCTCAGCACCCACAGACACCGAGACTACTACCACCTTCTCTCCCTAAAACTGCCAATGTAGCCTCCCTATCAAATGTTTTGCCACGGAGAACTACCTACACAGAACAGTCGATCACACAGCGGACTGAAGACTGTTATAATGGAAGTTACGAACCAGAAAATAGCAGAAAATACTGAGTTATCACCAGAAACatataatttcaaaatattttcacatgCAGACAGCACATGTTATCATATGTACAGCATAAGCTTTTATTCACTCAACATCAAATACTTTTCGATGTATCATCTAAGTGTATTTCTCTGGAATTCTGGTTACCATATCGGTAGTTTCAACCTGGCAGAGTGTGCTCAGTAGAGTAAAGATATCCGCCAGGTGTACCTCCCCCTCTCTGGTGCTTggactggtaaaaaaaaaaaaaaaaaaaacagctggggAGTTACCACTCATTTGCTgtataccaccaccaccacctttttaaaaatgtgttatacGAAATTGTTGTGGGTCGATtaaagtgaggacattttagACTCACCTCAcgaaaaagtggaataagcacatcattTCCTGGTGGAGTGCTCATGGCTCTCACCGTTGGACTtactgataaattacatgcttattccatgttttttgtcagctgagtatAAATGATACTCACTTCAATCAGCAATTCTGCAGTGTATTATTCAGCAACTATTTTTTGATTAGCTTTGTTCTTATTTCCAAGCCTAAGCAATGCATTGTCTATActgctgtaatattttttatgtcaCAAAACTGAAACCTTAACAGCTAAATGCTACCTTGAAAACTATGTTTTTAAAAGTATAAGTTaatcttttctgtgtctcatctTTGTATGCATGGCATGCCATTTATCAAACTTCCTGTAAGTGTAGTCCTGTTACTATAAAGGCTGCGTGCACCATGCAGTCATGCAGTTCAACAAACCACAGGAAAAACCTCTGTTCTATCCTGTTGATACCTGTTCTTTCCTGTACATTATATTTGCAACATTGTAAAAGCAATTAAATGAGACTGAAAAGCTGTAGCAAATATTTACTTCTTTCCTACTTAGATTTACTAATTCTATATTCAGACCTCAGACCTCAATTACCAACATTAATGTGGATTAAAAACATTAAGTTGGGCCTTGAAAGACAGATCAAACTCATAAGAGTGGGGTTTCAGAAAATGCTTATGTTATGTATTGTAAGTGCCTCTGAGtaagacacaaaacaaatgaagtggCCAAAGTGGTAAATTAAGAACAGCCAAGTGCTGATCAGTTTGGGCTGTGGCTGCTTTGCTGGTTTATTCAATTACCTTTAACAACAACCACTGTTTTGAGCCAAAAtccatttttcttgtaaaatacTAAAACTGAATTTTGGACTTGCCCAGCCACTGTCAATgggcaaaaaagtttttttttttttatgaccaataataacaataacaacaacaacaacgacagcaacaataacaacaacaacaatgatctTATAacaaacttttcaaaacagttgcaaaggaaaaaaacagcgaGAGGAATGAAAGAAACCTCATAACACTTCCATGGTAGTCTGTGACTTGGCCATGCTCCATGAGGCTGAGACACTGGTTCATTCATGTGGGAGAGACTTCCGACAACATGTTAGCCTTCTCGGAAAATGAAAGGGAGAGATCGATTACACTGCCTTCAGTGGAATAAAACAAATTCACTGTTGTCACCTGTGTTGAAACATGCCAACATAATCATTTCCCAGATACTCATTCTTGGAAACGGGAGTGTTTTGTGCCTAGCTTGtatttcactgcattttgcaTCATATGTAAGTATATATCATAAGTTTGTTGTTATTGATTGATCCATGCAACAAATTTGGAACATTTACAACACAGCAACTGTGACAATTTAATGGGAACATCAGCAGTAGATGTTGTAGACTGAGCTTTTTCAGTGCAGTCATACACTGTTACCTTAAGTGAAATTGGTTGATGTAAAACTCAAACACTTCATCTAAACTCAATTTACTGATACTGGCATTTACTGGACTGAAGCTAGAAATTACTTCCATGGAATCATACAGTACACTGTGTTATCTCTTAAGATTATGCTGGGAGAGATGCCCCGCTCACTCACCTGATAGAGtttcaaacataaaaacaaggcaaaaacataaaaacaaaccacaaaaccaataaaaaataattacatacaAGCAAGACAATAACAGTTTCTTAAGTGATTAAAACATGATAAATATTTAGCCAGCCGGAATATGTTGAGAAGGTGTTCCTAAATCAGTGGCTTTGTGGTAAATAATCTGCCACGAAAGTGATCACACAACAAAATTTAAGAACAGGGATTGGGTTCTTGTTTGTAGAAGTTCTCTTTTGGTTTGTCAGTGAGCCACTCGAGAACAAAAAGGGTCTTCTTTGTTAGCTTTTTGTGTAAAGCAGTGGCCTTGTAATTGTGAAACCTCAGGTTCTGTTTCCCCCTCAAAGTGTCTGCCCTGTGGGTGTgttctgaggaaaaaacaccACATCTTTATTATGGTATTTCTTGATAATGAGATCTCTGACACAATATCCACAATAATGTAGCCTTATGGCAAAAATGAGATTCTTCAGAAAATTGGCACCGTCTCCTTACAGCatcataaaaatgtttgtttctctctggaAACTGGGTTACCGCAACAGCAATTTCAACCTggaagagtgcactcagtagagcgGAGATATCTGCCAGGTGTGAGTCCTCCTCTCTGGTGCTTGGACCGGAAAAAACAGGGGAGTTACCACTCAGTTGCCGtacaaaacaggtttttcaaaggttttgaatcaccacaaccatgaGAGGTCCTTGTTCATACAATCagaactgtgcacaaaaaatataagCCTGATAGGCCCGTTAATATGCaagattagctgtggacagatAGGCCTACACAGGCAAACAGATACATGGAttaacacacacaaccaaactcAATATCCCCTCCAGGTACATCCTAACATTTCTGCCCACACTTCCATGGTAGTCTGTGACTTGGCCATGCTCCATGAGGCTGAGACACTGGTTCATTCATGTGGGAGAGACTTCCGGCAACATGCTAGCCTTCTcggaaaatgaaatgcatggtTACAAATGTGGCATATTCAATGGCTTCAATGGAATAACAAGCTCGTTTTTGTCACCTGTGTTAAAACATGCCAACATAATCTTTTCTCAGATACTCATTTATGGAATCGAAAGTGTTTTGTACCTAGCttgtatttcactgtattttgcaTCATATGTAAGTATGTATCATatgtttgttgttattgattGATCAATGCAACAAATTTGGAACATTTacaacacagcagctgtgacaATTTAATAGAAACATCAGCAGTAGATGTTGTAGACTGAGCTTTTTCAGTGCAGTCATACACTTTGTTACCTTTAGTGAAATTGGTTGATGTAAAACTCATACACTTCATCTAAACTCAATTTACTGATACTGGCATTTACTGGACTGAAGCTAGAAATTACTTCCATGGAATCATACAGTACACTGTGTTATCTCTTAAGATTACGCTGGGAGAGATGCCCCGCTCACTCACCTGATAGAGCACATATGTAAtatcaaggctaagtccttACCACAGCGCCCGGGCTCAGCTCCAAACTGAGCCCTTTGcatcccctctgtctcccctgcctttAATGTCTCTCTGTActatcactatcaaataaaagcagaaatgtcacaaaaaaaactttaataaaaTGGCTGAAATTTCTGATCCTGACGAAGACAGACTCAGTGACCATTGTGGCCCATGACCAGGAGTTTTCTACCATGGAAACGGTCAGCAAATGTATGATTGCTTTTAGTCATAGATCTATGTGTAAagtgatttctgtttttaaggACAGCtctattttatgtatttcatcCACTCAGCAAATGGCAATTTAGTTGGAGGACATGTAAAGTGAATCAGTCGATAAATATAGATACAATATGTGTGCAATATGGCAAAGTTTATTAATGCATATCAAGTCCTGGTCAGGATTCCACAAATATCCATTTTCAgtctctttggttttgctttctGAAGAATAACCCCCTCCAGCtataaagattacactgtcaagatGACGTCATCTGACATGCCGCTGGAGTTGCAGGAATGTGTGTGCCGAGCCGCTGATTGGCTCACCAGGGGGAAGGGGTTGGCACTCATTAATAAAAGCATTCAACAGATGAAATGTCAAGCCAAATCAGCGAACAGTCTTCAACCAAGACAGAGCTTGCAGAAAAGATCAAGACCAGAGAAAATAAGGTAAGATCACCCTTTCTACATCATCTCAGCCAAAGACAGAGTGTAAATACACAAGGCAACATGGTATAAAAATATGACTGTACAGATCAATGTCTCTATATTGGTAGATTCAAACAAAACTTTGCACATGGCTTGACAAGGGTCTGCAGCAATAGGAACTTATTTTTTAgcatattttttcataattcatatAAAGAAAGTCCATAAAACTTCTATTTATTATGTGAAAACATGTGCAACGTGTGCTTGCTTATTATGGAAGTAGATCATAGCAAGGTCATAAAAAATTGCATTTAAGTCAACTGTGGGCCTGTGCTAAGAGGAGATTAAACTTCAGTTCTTTAATGGAAAGTGTTATTTCTCGGTCTTAGTTTTATATGGAATTAACTGAATTTTGTCTGTAGACCACCTGCTAATGCTAAAGTTTCCTCCAAAAAATCATGGCATGTTGTTAGACAAAATACTAGTGTAGTCATGGCAACCATGACTCATTCAGAGCCACACCTTAGGAGGGGAGCAGGGGACAGAGTACAGACTGATCATCCTCAACACTACACacccttcctctgtctgtctttccactGATATCAGCATCAAAGTAAGCCACGTGCTAAATGTCATTATTctcttgtgctttttttttcatggattgAGACTAATGTATAGGCAAAATCTAGAGTGCTAAAATGTAATTCCACTAATAATTGGACACACTGAACACTGGCAGACTATAAAGATGACTTTATtgacaataaatgaaaactATATTAGGCTTATGGTAAGAATATAAATTGAGTTGCAGTACTgacattttttctcttgttgTCATTTACTTCAGTTCTTGTTATTTAAATGCTGGATGTGCATTCTCAACTGGCATCCTGCAATTATTGaccacaacaataataacactCAAGTAATTTCTAATAAATACCAGTATACCTGCATCGAGTTTGGATGAAATCGTAGAGTTTTACATGAACCTGTTTCACTTACAATAACAATGTGTGTGATTGCACTGAAAAAGTTCACTCAACAAAATCTACTGATGATCAGTTCCTTTGGGTTTTAAACAGAGTCAACTTGTTGctttaatcaatcaataataataataaacttgaGATACAAGATTATGTACGATGTAAAACGTAGTGAAATACAAACTAGTTAAGCACATCCCCCTCTCCATGAACATATGAGTATCAGGGAAAAGATTATGTTAGCACTGTTGCACACAGGTAACAAAAGTGAGCTTGTTATTCCAGTGAAGCCGGTGTAATCGATCTCCCTCAACAATCTCACCATTGTTTCCatgctttttgttttcccaGAAGACTGAGAGTTCTCCTAACGTGATGCCTATAGTTGGAAGCATGTCAACCATGATACCCAATCATG of Myripristis murdjan chromosome 1, fMyrMur1.1, whole genome shotgun sequence contains these proteins:
- the ccr7 gene encoding C-C chemokine receptor type 7, whose translation is MCSVASPAAYSASMTSVNDFQFLLPVLFVWILNIKACASENISTTAYYDYTDHSMDYSEYATQCVKQSNREFRLWFMPTFYSIICFLGLVGNILVILTFFYFKRLKTMTDVYLLNLSFADLLFALSLPFWAANSMTEWVLGLAVCKMMHTIYKVSFYSSMLLLSCISVDRYFAIAKAVSAHRHRSQAVFFSKVSSAIIWVMAMIFSVPEMTYAAVNNKTCSLYTGTSDQLRVSIQISQIVLGFAIPLLIMGFCYSIIVYTLCQARNFERNKAIKVIFAVVAVFLFCQVPYNIVLFMTTADAAGGGSTDCNYDNNLLYANDVTQCVAFLRCCLNPFVYAFVGVKFRNDLLKLLKDWGCMSQEMFFRYTCGKRRSSAPTDTETTTTFSP